GTGGAGCGGACGTCGATCAGCGGCTTGCCGAAGTGGGCCAGCACATCCTCCTTGAAAGCTCGGATGGGGGCGTCATTGCGCTCGACCTCAGGGTATTCGGCCGGTGCGGGGACAGTGGCATCCGTGGTGAGTGCACGGCCCTCGGCGATCCACTTGTCGCGGCCGCCGTCGAGGAGCCTGACGTCCTCGTGGCCGAAGAGCGTGAAGACCCACAGTGCGTAGGCAGCCCACCAGTTGGACTTGTCGCCGTAGATCACCACGGTGCTGTCCCGGGAAATGCCCTTGGCCGAGGCCAGTGCGGCAAACGCCTTGCCGTCGACGTAGTCGCGGGTGACCTCGTCGTTCAGGTCGGTGTGCCAGTCGATCTTGACGGCCCCCGGGATGTGGCCGGTTTCGTAGAGCAGGACGTCTTCATCAGACTCCACCACCACGAGTTTGCCGTCGGCCAGGGCTCCGCCGTCGAGCGCTGCCGCCAGCCACTCGGTGGACACGAGGCGCTCCGGGTGCGCGTACGCTGCGAACTTTTCGTTCTCTTCAACTGGGTAGGACATGTGGATGGCCTTTCACTGAAATGGTCATGGGGCCCGCTGCCGGGAGGCGTCGCTGCGGCCGGGCCAGTTCCAACACTAACCACGCCCCGCCGCTAATGGGCCACTGCGTTCACAGAGGGAAATATGGCCTTGGTCACGTGGGCTCGCCGCGTTATGAGGCCGGTGCTGCATTGCCGGTATCCTTTCTGGGGACACGAGACCAGCAGAACGGACCACCTTGGTACAGATCGAACAGCTCTCCGCGCGGACACCGTCGGTTTCCGTGGATGAACTCCTCAAGGGTTTCTATCCCTCCCCGCGGTTCGGAGAGGTTTCCTTTGCCAGCTACCGGCCCGATCTTTCGCAGCCGAGCCAGGCCGCTGCGGTGACGGCCCTGGAATCCTTCGCAACCGGCGTCGGCGCCAATGGAAACTCCGGACTTTTCAAAAAACTGTTTGCAAAGAAGGACACCTCCCGCGCCGGCATCTACCTGGACGGTGGCTTCGGCGTGGGCAAGACGCACCTGCTGGCGTCGCTCTGGCATGCATCACCCGGGCCGAAGGCTTTTGGCACCTTCGTTGAATACACCAATCTGGTTGGCGCACTCTCGTTCCGTAAGACTGTTGAAGCGCTGAGCAATTACAAGCTCGTGTGCATCGACGAATTCGAACTCGACGATCCGGGCGACACGGTCCTGATGTCACGGCTCATGCGGGAACTGGCTGACGCCGGGGTCAAGCTCGCCGCCACGTCCAACACCCTGCCCGGTTCCCTTGGGGACGGGAGGTTCGCTGCCGTCGACTTCCAGCGTGAGATCCAAGTTCTGGCAGATCAGTTCGACGTCGTCAGGATCGACGGCGAGGACTTCCGCCACCGCGGACTCCCGGCGGCGCCGGCGCCGTTGAAGAATGAAGACCTGACGCACCACATGCAGGCCGAATTCCATGGCAAGACCGTGGCGCGGGATGATTTCAAGACCCTTATCAACCACCTCGCCGGCGTCCACCCCAGCCGGTACCGGCAACTCCTGGCCGGCATCGAGGGCGTTGTGTGGCGTGATGTGGAAACCATCACGGAACAGGCTGTCGCCCTCCGCTTCGTGGTGCTGGCGGACCGGCTGTATGACAAGGACGTGCCCATCCTGGCCAGCGGGGTCCCGTTCGATCAGCTTTTCACCGAAGAGATGATGACCGGAGGCTACACCAAGAAGTACTACCGCGCGGTGTCCCGACTCACGGCGCTGGCACGCGAAGGCCAGAACCACGAACCGTCCTAGCCCTTAAACGCCGAAGGTGCCGGCGCCGCCTCACGGCGGGACCGGCACCTCGCTGACGTTCCTGGGTTAGAGGCCCTACGGCCGGGGTTCCCCGGCTACAGGGGGCTCTCCGGCGACGGGAGGTTCTTCGACCGGAGCCGGGTGCGGCTTCGGGTCGACCTTGTCCACGAGGCCGGCTGCGCCTTTCTGGACGGTATCGATCTTGTCGGCGTACTTTCCGCCGGTCTTTGAGTCGATGAAATCACCGGCTTTGCCGATGCCGTCCTTGATGGCCTGTTCATTGCCACCAACCAGTCGCTGAGCCTTGCCCTTTAGATCGTCAAGAATACCCACGGGCACCTCCCTTCTGTCGCGGAGCCAGATCGCTCCTCCGCTTCCGATCCTATCCGGAGTCCCTGTACGTGCCAAGGGCGCGCGCCGCGACTTGTCTAGGGTCCAGGGGCCCTATTTCGCCGATGTCGGCCGGATCCGGGCAACAAAAAAGCAGCTCCGGAGAGCTGCTTCGTGGTGGGCGATACTGGGATCGAACCAGTGACCTCTTCCGTGTCAGGGAAGCGCGCTACCGCTGCGCCAATCGCCCGCAACCGGAAGGATCCGGAGTGGAATTGTAGAAAAGAGAGCGGACGACGAGATTCGAACTCGCGACATCCACCTTGGCAAGGTGGTGCTCTACCAGCTGAGCTACGTCCGCATTCAGTACACGCCAGCCGGGCCGGTGGTACTTCGACAAGCAAGTTACCTTGCTCTGGTGGGCGATACTGGGATCGAACCAGTGACCTCTTCCGTGTCAGGGAAGCGCGCTACCGCTGCGCCAATCGCCCAAATTGTTCTCCGGAATACACCGGATACCAAGGTTTTCACCGAGGTGGGTACGGGATTCGAACCCGTGTATACGGCTTTGCAGGCCGCTGCCTCGCCTCTCGGCCAACCCACCGTGTAAGCCAGGTTCCGAAAAACCTTTGCTATGACAGTGTCCTGCGAGCGGACGACGAGATTCGAACTCGCGACATCCACCTTGGCAAGGTGGTGCTCTACCAGCTGAGCTACGTCCGCATATTGTCAGCATTTCCGTGCCGCATTCGGCATTTCCTCGCGTTCCAACGAGTAAGAACTCTATAGGAGGTTCTGGGAACTTACAAATCGGGAGGTCGTCATCTGCCACAGATGGCCCTGCTTCGTTGAAATCTAGGGGATTTTGCTAATTACAGGCGTGTAATTCACGCCCCCGGCCATGCGGAGGGTGCCGCTCTCGGAAGCGCCGGAGGCCGCCGCCGGGCAGGTGCACCAGCGACGCGATTCGGTGCCGGCGCGGCGTCGAAGGCTTCGATTTCCAAATGCCGCCCGGGTGGGCTAGCATTCAATGGCATTGGGGCGATTGGCGCAGTGGTAGCGCGCTTCGTTCACACCGAAGAGGTCACTGGTTCGAACCCAGTATCGCCCACCCATGAATGGCCCGTTCCGCTGACTCAGCGGGACGGGCCATTTCGCTTTCCGGTCACGGTTCCTGCGCCCTGCAATCCTGTCGGCCCTTCATGAAAGAGTGTTTGCATGACTGATCCACTCCTTGCCCACGCCACGGAATATGGCCGGATGTATGCACGCTCAACCTCCGAGTCGTTTTCCGTTCCGTCCATAACCACCGTCATCGGCCAGCAGCCGCACGGCCTTGACGGGTGGTTCGGGTACATGGGGGCGAACAGCCTTGCCAGCGATCCGCTGCTTCCCGGGATCCTGGGAAGTCCGGCCAAGGTCCGCCAGGCAGTCAGCCGCGCCGCGAAGGCCGCCGAAACCTACCGAGATGACGCCGCCAAGCGCGGAGACCGCGTGCACAACTACTGCGAACAGGTTGCGCTTCGGGCGCTCGGCCGGCCCCACCAGATGAAGGAAATGCGGGAGGCACTGGCAGCAAACGGCGAGGAAGCGTTCGCGGCGCGCTTTGATGAGTGGTGGGAACTCTTTGGCGTGGAGCCCGTTGCCCCGGAAGTCACCGTCTGGAACAAGACCGTGGGCTATGCCGGCACCCTTGACCTCGTGGCAAGGATCAACGGCCGGACCTGCATCATCGACTACAAGACCAAAGGCACCACCCGGGACGGAACTGTCAAGCCGCTGGACGACAAAGTGGTCATGCAGCTGGTGGCCGGAATGAAGGCGGAGGAAAGCCTCGTTGATCCTGTCGCGGGGGAGTGGGAACCCTGGCAGCACGGCGATTCCCCCATCCTGCTGGCGGTGGCAATCGGGCAGACGGAAGTCCGGCCGATGCGTGCCAACCCGGAGGTGCTTAAGCACCACTGGTGGAAGTTCTGCGCCCTGCGGCGGGTCTGGGAGATGTCGGCGGACACCTCCAGCGCCGGGACCGCCCTCCTTCCGGTGGCGCCGCCATCGTTGCCCGTGGCACCGCCCGCACTGCAGGCTGTGCCCGGCAGGTAGCCGGCCAACTAAACTGGACTGGATCCCGTACCGCCGTTTTACCGAAGGACAGATTGCACATGGCCATTTTGAATATCCGCATCATCGGCGACCCTGTGCTGCGCACAGTGGCCGACCCCGTGACGGAATTCGGGCCGGAGCTCGCAAAACTCGTTGCCGACATGACCGAGACCATGGAGGACGTGGACGGCGCGGGCCTGGCCGCCCCGCAGGTTGGCGTCAGCAAGAGGGTTTTCACTTACCGCATCGGCGGGGTGGAAGGCCACATCATCAACCCGGTGCTGGAAAACAGCGAGGACTTCCAGCCGGACGAAGTGGAAGGCTGCCTGTCCATCCCCGGCCTTGGCTTCCCCGTCCGGCGCCGCCGCGCTACCCGGGTCACCGGGGTCGACCTCCATGGACATCCCGTCACCGTGGACGGCGAGGGCATGCTGGCCCGTTGCTTCCAGCACGAAACAGACCACCTCGACGGCATCCTCTTCACGGACAGGCTCGAAGGCGAAGACCGCAAGGCTGCCCTGCGTTCCATCCGCAATGCCAACTACGACGCGATTACCGAACGGACGACGTCGAAGCGGGCGAAGACTGTTGGTTCCAGTTTCGGGGGCGGCAGCTTCGGCGGCGGCAGCTTCGGCGCCGCCGAGTGAGGGTGCTGTTCGCCGGTACGCCGGCTGTCGCGGTACCGTCCCTGGACGCTTTAGTGCAGGCCGGCTTCGACGTCGTTGCCGTCCTGACCCGGCCGGACGCCCCGGTCGGACGCAAGCGCGTGCTCACGCCGTCGCCCGTTGCGGCGCGCGCCGCCGAACTCGGCATTGAGGTGATCCACGCCGCGAAGGTGGACGCTGAAGTGACTGCCAGGATAGCTGCCGCAGCGCCGGACGCAGCCGCCATCGTGGCCTACGGAGGCCTCATCCCGCGCGCAGCGCTGGACGTTCCGCGGCACGGCTGGATCAACCTGCACTTTTCCCTGCTGCCCGCCTGGCGGGGGGCTGCCCCGGTGCAGCGTGCCGTGATGGCCGGCGACGACATCACCGGCGCCGTGACGTTCCTCCTCGAAGAAGGGTTGGACACCGGCCCGGTTTTCGGGACCCTCACCGAGTCGGTCCGGCCCGATGACACCTCCGGTGAACTCCTGGAACGGTTGTCGCACAGCGGTGCGGCGCTGCTCGCCCAGACGCTTTCCGCCATAGAAGCGGGACGGGCCGTAGCCGTTCCGCAGTCGGGGGACGTGTCCCTGGCTCCCAAACTCGGCATCGACGACGGCCGGATCGACTGGCACGAGCCCGCCCTCGCCATCGGGCGCAGGGCGCGCGGCGTCACGCCTGAACCCGGCGCCTGGACAACGTTGGACGGACAGCGGGTCAAACTCGAACCTGTTGCGCTCCGGACCGATGCGCCGGCGCTGCAGCCGGGCCAGGTGCTGCTTGACGGAAAGAGCGTTTTGGTGGGTACGGGTTCCCATCCCGTTGAACTGACGCGGATACAGCCCTCGGGCAAGAAGATGATGGCCGCCGCCGACTGGGCGCGCGGACAAGTGGCACTGGAAGGCGTGGTATTCGAATGAGCGAGTCCGGAACGGGCGGCAGCGGCCGCGGCAGGGGTCCCCGTCAGGGGGGAGCAAGCGGCGGCGGGCAGTCCGGCGGGTCTTCCTCCGGTCGCCGCCAAGGCAGCCAGCGCGACGCCCAGGGCCGGGAGCGCAACCGCGGGCCGAAGCGGAATTTCAGCGAGAACGCCCCTTCGCAGCGTACGCGGCGTGCCGACCCCGCCCGCCTGGTGGCTTTTGAAGTCCTGCGTGCCGTCGCATCGGAAGACGCCTACGCAAACCTCGTCCTGCCGGCCCGGATCCGCCACCACGGCCTGGACAAGCGGGACGCCGGGTTCGCTACCGAACTGAGCTACGGGGCGCTGCGCGGGCAGGGAACCTATGACGCCGTCCTGGCCCGCTGCGTCGACCGGCCGCTGGACCAGCTGGATCCTGCCATCCTGGATGCCCTGCGGATCGGCGCCCACCAGCTGCTGGCCATGCGAGTGCCCGCCCACGCCGCCCTGGACCAGACCGTTGGACTGGCCCGTGCGGTCATCGGCGCCGGCCCATCAGCCTTGATCAACGCCGTCCTGCGCAAGGTCTCGGCCCACACGCTGGACGAGTGGCTGGAGCTGCTGCTCAGCGACGAGCAGGACGAAACCCGGGTGGCCTCCATCCGCTACGCCCACCCGGAGTGGATTGTCCGCGCCCTGCGGCAGTCGCTGGTGGCGCACGGACGCCCGGTCACCGAAATCAACGAACTCCTTGAAGCTGACAACGCTGCGCCGGTAGTGAACCTTGTTGCGCTGCCCGGACTGGGGAGCCTGGACGAAGCCCTGGAGGGCGGGGCCACGGCCGGTGAACTCGTGGAAGGCTCGGCGCTCTCCAGCGGCGGGGACCTCGGCCGGCTGGCGTCGGTGCGTGAAGGCAGCACCAGGGTGCAGGACGTGGGCTCGCAGCTGGTTGCCCGCGCCATGGCTGCCGTGGACCTGAATTCCGGGGATCTGCATGCCCCGGGTCCGGAGAGTGCGGACGGACAGTCCGGCGCCAAGGGCGGCGAAAAATGGCTGGACCTCTGCGCCGGACCGGGCGGCAAGGCCGCCCTGCTGGGTGCCCTCGCCCGGCAGCAGGGCGCAACCCTGCTGGCCAACGAACCCGCCCCGCACCGTGCCAAGCTGGTCCGGCAGGCCCTGGCCGCGGTCCCTCACGAGGTCTGGCATGTCCGGACCGGGGACGGCCGCGACGTCGGAACTGAAATGGCGGGGACTTTCGACCGCGTTCTCGTCGACGTACCCTGCAGCGGACTTGGCGCCTTGCGGCGCAGGCCGGAGTCGCGGTGGCGGCGCACACCCAAGGACCTCGCGGACCTGGGCCCGCTCCAGCGCGAACTGCTTAAGTCAGCCTTGGATGCCGTCAGGCCCGGCGGCGTGGTGGCCTACGTGACGTGCTCGCCGCACCCCGCCGAAACCACCGCCGTCGTGACCGACGCGCTGCGCAAACGCGACGACCTGGAACTGCTCGATGCCGGCGCCGCCTTGGACAAAGTCAGCCTGCCCGGGCATCTTGAGGCCGGCCACGAAATGACGGCCCAGCTGTGGCCGCATGTGCACCGGACTGACGCCATGTTCCTGGCCCTCATCCACAAGAAATCCTGACACCTTCGCGAATCCTGATCCCTCCGCTCGAGTGAAAGGAGCCGACATGGCTCAGTGCTGCATCAACCCCAGCATTCTCTCCGCCGACTTCGTCAACCTGGAGGCGGAGCTGCACAGAATCAGCAACGCCGATGCCGTCCACGTTGACGTCATGGACAACCACTTTGTGCCGAACCTGACCATCGGACTGCCCGTGGTCCAGCGCATCCAGGCCGTCAGCCCGGTGCCGCTGGATGCACACCTGATGATCGCCGACGCGGACCGCTGGGCGCCAGCCTTCGCCGACGCCGGACTCGCCTCCGTCACGTTCCACGTTGAAGCGTCGATCGCGCCCATCAAACTGGCACGGGAGCTTCGCGCACGCGGCGCCAAGGCCGGAATGGCGCTGCGTCCCGGTACGCCGGTGGAACCCTACCTGGACATGCTGTCGGAACTGGACCTCCTGCTGATCATGACCGTGGAACCAGGCTTCGGCGGCCAGTCGTTCCTGGACCTGACCCTCCCGAAGATCAGGCGTGCCCGGGCGGCGATCGACGGTTCCGGCACCGGGGTGGCGCTGCAGGTGGACGGCGGCATCACCGAGGAGACCATTGTCCGGGCGGCCGAGGCAGGAGCCAACGTCTTCGTGGCAGGCTCGGCGGTGTACGGTGCGGAGGACCCGGCGGCAGCGATTGACCGCCTCCGGGCAGCCGGCTCACGCGCGGTTCCGGCCGTGGCACGCTCTGTTTCGGAATCATGACGGAGTCTGACGGGAATACACGGACCAGTGACTCAGTTGTGACAGAATAACAACACACACTACGTGCTCCGGGGTCGGTGTAAGTCCGAACCGGCGGTGACAGTCCGCGACCCGCGAGCCGGCACAGATCCTCTCCAGGAACTGTTCCGGCGGACGGTTGAACCGGTGAAATTCCGGTACCGACAGTTAAAGTCTGGATGAGAGAAGCACGTACAGCTGTTACTGCACTGCCCTTCGGGCGGTGCGGCATTGCGCTGTCGTATACCCCCGGAGCCCACGCGGTTCTCGAGGGAAGGAACGACGAACGCTTTGACGCCGAAGACAACAGCGCCGCAGACTGCCGACCGGTTCAGTGCTGCCGAGACCGATGCCATGGATGCAGCCCTCGACGCTGCGCTCCTGGGGCCGCGCGGGGCAAACCCGCTGGTTGGCGCCGTCGTCATCGGCCCTGATGGCCGGCAACTGGTGACCGGCTATCACCGCGGCGCCGGGACGGCGCATGCCGAGGCTGACGCCATTGCCCAGGCGGGCAGGCAGGGCCTGGACCTGACCGGGTCAACCATGGTGGTCACCCTCGAGCCGTGCAACCACTGCGGACGGACCGGCCCCTGTGCCCAGGCGATCATCGACGCCGGCATTGCTTCGGTGGTGTACGCAGTAGACGACCCCCATGACCCCGCCGCCGGCGGAGCCGCAACGCTGCGGGCCGCCGGAGTCAGCGTACGTTCCGGCCTGTCCGCCCGCGCCGCGTTCGAGCTTAACCGTCGCTGGTTTGAAGCCGTCCTCGGCCAGCGCCCCTTCGTGACACTCCACATCGCCCAGACCCTGGACAGCCGCATCGCGGCAGCGGACGGTACCAGCCAATGGATCTCCAGCCCGGAGTCCCTCGCGGACAACCACGGG
Above is a window of Arthrobacter sp. FB24 DNA encoding:
- a CDS encoding PD-(D/E)XK nuclease family protein, producing the protein MTDPLLAHATEYGRMYARSTSESFSVPSITTVIGQQPHGLDGWFGYMGANSLASDPLLPGILGSPAKVRQAVSRAAKAAETYRDDAAKRGDRVHNYCEQVALRALGRPHQMKEMREALAANGEEAFAARFDEWWELFGVEPVAPEVTVWNKTVGYAGTLDLVARINGRTCIIDYKTKGTTRDGTVKPLDDKVVMQLVAGMKAEESLVDPVAGEWEPWQHGDSPILLAVAIGQTEVRPMRANPEVLKHHWWKFCALRRVWEMSADTSSAGTALLPVAPPSLPVAPPALQAVPGR
- a CDS encoding sulfurtransferase, whose translation is MSYPVEENEKFAAYAHPERLVSTEWLAAALDGGALADGKLVVVESDEDVLLYETGHIPGAVKIDWHTDLNDEVTRDYVDGKAFAALASAKGISRDSTVVIYGDKSNWWAAYALWVFTLFGHEDVRLLDGGRDKWIAEGRALTTDATVPAPAEYPEVERNDAPIRAFKEDVLAHFGKPLIDVRSTEEYTGQRTHMPAYPEEGALRGGHIPTAVSIPWARAAAEDGTYRNRAELEALYLGEAGLTEGDDVVAYCRIGERSSHTWFALKYLLGFDTVRNYDGSWTEWGNAVRVPIARGTERGTVPA
- the fmt gene encoding methionyl-tRNA formyltransferase — its product is MRVLFAGTPAVAVPSLDALVQAGFDVVAVLTRPDAPVGRKRVLTPSPVAARAAELGIEVIHAAKVDAEVTARIAAAAPDAAAIVAYGGLIPRAALDVPRHGWINLHFSLLPAWRGAAPVQRAVMAGDDITGAVTFLLEEGLDTGPVFGTLTESVRPDDTSGELLERLSHSGAALLAQTLSAIEAGRAVAVPQSGDVSLAPKLGIDDGRIDWHEPALAIGRRARGVTPEPGAWTTLDGQRVKLEPVALRTDAPALQPGQVLLDGKSVLVGTGSHPVELTRIQPSGKKMMAAADWARGQVALEGVVFE
- the def gene encoding peptide deformylase, with product MAILNIRIIGDPVLRTVADPVTEFGPELAKLVADMTETMEDVDGAGLAAPQVGVSKRVFTYRIGGVEGHIINPVLENSEDFQPDEVEGCLSIPGLGFPVRRRRATRVTGVDLHGHPVTVDGEGMLARCFQHETDHLDGILFTDRLEGEDRKAALRSIRNANYDAITERTTSKRAKTVGSSFGGGSFGGGSFGAAE
- a CDS encoding antitoxin, which encodes MGILDDLKGKAQRLVGGNEQAIKDGIGKAGDFIDSKTGGKYADKIDTVQKGAAGLVDKVDPKPHPAPVEEPPVAGEPPVAGEPRP
- the zapE gene encoding cell division protein ZapE encodes the protein MVQIEQLSARTPSVSVDELLKGFYPSPRFGEVSFASYRPDLSQPSQAAAVTALESFATGVGANGNSGLFKKLFAKKDTSRAGIYLDGGFGVGKTHLLASLWHASPGPKAFGTFVEYTNLVGALSFRKTVEALSNYKLVCIDEFELDDPGDTVLMSRLMRELADAGVKLAATSNTLPGSLGDGRFAAVDFQREIQVLADQFDVVRIDGEDFRHRGLPAAPAPLKNEDLTHHMQAEFHGKTVARDDFKTLINHLAGVHPSRYRQLLAGIEGVVWRDVETITEQAVALRFVVLADRLYDKDVPILASGVPFDQLFTEEMMTGGYTKKYYRAVSRLTALAREGQNHEPS
- a CDS encoding RsmB/NOP family class I SAM-dependent RNA methyltransferase; translated protein: MSESGTGGSGRGRGPRQGGASGGGQSGGSSSGRRQGSQRDAQGRERNRGPKRNFSENAPSQRTRRADPARLVAFEVLRAVASEDAYANLVLPARIRHHGLDKRDAGFATELSYGALRGQGTYDAVLARCVDRPLDQLDPAILDALRIGAHQLLAMRVPAHAALDQTVGLARAVIGAGPSALINAVLRKVSAHTLDEWLELLLSDEQDETRVASIRYAHPEWIVRALRQSLVAHGRPVTEINELLEADNAAPVVNLVALPGLGSLDEALEGGATAGELVEGSALSSGGDLGRLASVREGSTRVQDVGSQLVARAMAAVDLNSGDLHAPGPESADGQSGAKGGEKWLDLCAGPGGKAALLGALARQQGATLLANEPAPHRAKLVRQALAAVPHEVWHVRTGDGRDVGTEMAGTFDRVLVDVPCSGLGALRRRPESRWRRTPKDLADLGPLQRELLKSALDAVRPGGVVAYVTCSPHPAETTAVVTDALRKRDDLELLDAGAALDKVSLPGHLEAGHEMTAQLWPHVHRTDAMFLALIHKKS
- the rpe gene encoding ribulose-phosphate 3-epimerase; this encodes MAQCCINPSILSADFVNLEAELHRISNADAVHVDVMDNHFVPNLTIGLPVVQRIQAVSPVPLDAHLMIADADRWAPAFADAGLASVTFHVEASIAPIKLARELRARGAKAGMALRPGTPVEPYLDMLSELDLLLIMTVEPGFGGQSFLDLTLPKIRRARAAIDGSGTGVALQVDGGITEETIVRAAEAGANVFVAGSAVYGAEDPAAAIDRLRAAGSRAVPAVARSVSES